In Phormidium yuhuli AB48, one genomic interval encodes:
- a CDS encoding NuoF family protein: MERAELLEQATAAKQAQKRIRVHCCTSTGCQASQSVDVKKQLDAAIKTHNLDDTVEAVGVGCMGFCGQGPMVEVEDAEAPSEKKHYQKVTPEQADSIIGSLNGSGEADAIQGDPNHPFFSRQLLIVREHSGRIDPERIDEYLAVGGYQALHHALYEMTPAEVVQDITQSGLRGRGGAGYPTGLKWATVAKMPPGQKYIICNADEGDPGAFMDRSVLESDPHRILEGMAIAGYAVGATQGYIYVRAEYPLAITRLQKAIQQAKRKHCLGAQIFDSPVDFSVEIRVGAGAFVCGEETALIASVEGGRGNPRPRPPYPAVSGLHGCPTLINNVETLGNIAPIIRNGAEWFAGIGTERSKGTKIFSLTGKIRNNGLIEVPMGITLREIVEEMGGGVPGGNSVKAIQTGGPSGGCIPDRELDTPVDYDSLRDLGSMMGSGGMVVMDDDTSMVQVAQFYMEFCRGETCGKCIPCRAGTVQMYQLLTKLLDEKATKRDLDRLKELCGMVQATSLCGLGQTAPNPVLSTLHYFEQEYLDLLQPDPITVAANSRS; the protein is encoded by the coding sequence ATGGAACGAGCCGAACTCTTAGAACAGGCCACCGCCGCCAAACAAGCCCAGAAACGCATCCGCGTCCACTGCTGCACCTCCACCGGTTGCCAAGCCTCCCAATCTGTTGACGTCAAAAAACAACTCGACGCCGCCATCAAAACCCACAACCTAGACGATACCGTCGAAGCCGTCGGTGTGGGCTGCATGGGATTCTGTGGTCAAGGGCCGATGGTAGAAGTCGAAGATGCCGAGGCCCCAAGCGAGAAAAAACACTATCAGAAAGTCACCCCCGAACAGGCTGATAGCATCATCGGTAGCCTCAACGGTTCCGGGGAAGCCGACGCCATCCAAGGGGACCCCAACCACCCCTTCTTCAGCCGTCAACTCCTCATCGTCCGCGAACATAGCGGCCGCATCGATCCCGAACGCATCGACGAATATCTCGCCGTCGGCGGCTACCAAGCCCTGCATCACGCCCTCTATGAAATGACCCCCGCCGAGGTAGTCCAAGACATCACCCAATCCGGATTACGGGGACGAGGCGGGGCTGGCTATCCTACCGGCTTAAAATGGGCCACCGTCGCCAAAATGCCCCCCGGACAGAAATACATCATCTGTAACGCCGACGAAGGAGATCCTGGGGCATTTATGGATCGTAGCGTCCTAGAAAGCGACCCCCATCGCATTTTAGAAGGGATGGCGATCGCCGGCTATGCCGTCGGTGCGACCCAAGGCTATATCTACGTTCGCGCCGAATATCCCCTCGCCATCACCCGGCTGCAAAAAGCCATCCAGCAAGCCAAACGCAAACATTGTCTGGGGGCGCAAATCTTCGACTCTCCTGTAGACTTTAGCGTCGAAATCCGAGTCGGGGCCGGCGCCTTCGTCTGTGGCGAAGAAACCGCCCTCATCGCCTCCGTCGAAGGAGGACGAGGCAATCCCCGTCCTCGTCCCCCCTATCCCGCCGTCTCCGGCCTCCACGGCTGTCCCACCCTCATCAACAACGTTGAAACCCTAGGGAACATCGCCCCCATCATTCGCAACGGGGCCGAGTGGTTTGCCGGAATTGGCACCGAACGCAGTAAAGGCACCAAAATCTTCTCCCTCACCGGCAAAATCCGCAACAACGGACTGATTGAAGTTCCCATGGGAATTACCCTGCGCGAAATTGTCGAAGAGATGGGAGGCGGCGTTCCCGGCGGTAACAGCGTCAAAGCCATTCAAACCGGCGGTCCCTCGGGCGGTTGCATTCCCGATCGCGAACTCGACACCCCCGTCGATTATGACTCCCTGCGAGACCTCGGGTCGATGATGGGGTCAGGAGGCATGGTGGTCATGGACGACGACACCAGCATGGTACAAGTCGCCCAATTCTACATGGAATTTTGCCGAGGCGAAACCTGTGGCAAGTGTATCCCCTGTCGCGCCGGGACCGTACAGATGTATCAACTCCTCACCAAACTCCTAGACGAAAAAGCCACCAAACGGGACTTAGATCGACTCAAAGAACTCTGCGGCATGGTTCAAGCCACCAGTCTCTGCGGCCTCGGCCAAACCGCCCCCAACCCCGTCCTCAGCACCCTCCATTACTTTGAACAAGAGTACCTAGACCTCCTCCAACCCGATCCCATCACCGTCGCCGCCAACAGTCGAAGCTAA
- the hoxE gene encoding bidirectional hydrogenase complex protein HoxE: MTATRTSPPAKSSEKAPAKDGKPDKRFKVLDITMKRNQYRQDALIEILHKAQEAFGFLEEDVLSYIAHKLQLPLSQVYGVATFYHLFSLKPSGAHTCVVCLGTACYVKGGGDILKAVEGDVGIAAGETTEDGQVSIVTARCIGACGIAPAVVYDGKVAGQQTPEQTCDRIHSWQQEDS; this comes from the coding sequence ATGACTGCCACCCGGACCTCACCCCCCGCAAAATCCTCCGAAAAAGCCCCGGCCAAAGACGGCAAACCCGATAAACGCTTCAAAGTTCTAGACATCACGATGAAGCGTAACCAATATCGACAAGACGCGCTCATCGAAATCCTCCACAAAGCCCAAGAAGCCTTTGGCTTTCTTGAAGAAGATGTCCTCAGCTACATCGCCCACAAACTGCAACTACCCCTCTCCCAAGTCTACGGCGTTGCCACCTTCTACCATCTCTTCTCCCTCAAACCCAGCGGGGCCCATACCTGCGTCGTCTGTCTAGGAACCGCCTGTTACGTCAAAGGGGGCGGCGACATCCTCAAAGCCGTCGAAGGAGATGTAGGCATTGCCGCTGGTGAAACCACCGAAGACGGGCAAGTTTCCATTGTCACCGCTCGTTGCATTGGGGCTTGTGGCATTGCCCCCGCCGTCGTCTATGACGGCAAAGTCGCCGGCCAACAAACCCCCGAACAAACCTGCGATCGCATCCATAGCTGGCAACAAGAAGACAGCTAA
- the hypE gene encoding hydrogenase expression/formation protein HypE, with amino-acid sequence MSDFDVASLSCPLPIEQYPHVLLAHGGGGRLMQQLINQVFLPAFGGAEQVQHDAATLSLGGDRIALTTDSYVVHPLFFPGGDIGSMAVYGTVNDLAMAGAQPQYLTAGFILEEGLPMSILWQVVQSMAAAAKTAGVRIVTGDTKVVDRGKGDGIFINTAGVGVVRGDRTISPSQVQVGDVVLVNGDIGRHGIAIMAVREGLMFETAIESDSAPVAADVLALLDAGIEVHCLRDLTRGGLASALNEIAVAANLGVRLDERAIAVRDDVQGACEILGFDPLYLANEGRFIAIVPSQQAEAALECLGDGAAEIGVVTETSKPPVTMMSEIGSLRTVDLLSGEQLPRIC; translated from the coding sequence ATGAGTGATTTTGATGTCGCCTCTCTGTCTTGCCCTCTGCCGATTGAGCAATACCCCCATGTGCTACTAGCTCACGGTGGGGGAGGACGGTTGATGCAACAACTTATTAATCAGGTCTTTTTACCGGCATTTGGCGGCGCTGAACAGGTGCAGCATGATGCGGCGACGTTGAGTTTGGGGGGCGATCGCATTGCCTTAACGACGGATTCTTATGTGGTTCATCCTCTGTTCTTCCCGGGAGGCGATATTGGTTCAATGGCGGTGTATGGAACGGTCAATGATTTAGCGATGGCGGGGGCCCAGCCTCAATATCTCACGGCGGGATTCATTTTAGAGGAAGGCCTGCCGATGTCGATTCTCTGGCAAGTGGTGCAATCGATGGCGGCGGCGGCGAAGACGGCGGGGGTTCGGATTGTGACGGGAGATACGAAGGTTGTCGATCGCGGTAAGGGAGATGGCATCTTTATTAATACTGCTGGTGTAGGGGTGGTGAGGGGCGATCGCACCATTTCCCCGAGTCAAGTGCAAGTGGGAGATGTGGTGTTAGTCAATGGTGACATTGGCCGTCATGGCATTGCCATTATGGCGGTTCGCGAGGGGTTAATGTTTGAGACGGCTATTGAAAGTGACTCGGCCCCGGTGGCGGCGGACGTGTTGGCCCTGCTAGATGCGGGAATTGAGGTGCATTGTCTGCGGGATTTAACCCGAGGTGGCTTGGCGAGTGCCTTAAATGAGATTGCGGTGGCGGCGAATCTGGGGGTTCGCCTGGATGAAAGGGCGATCGCCGTCCGCGATGATGTTCAGGGGGCCTGTGAAATTCTCGGCTTTGACCCTTTATATTTAGCCAATGAGGGGCGCTTTATCGCCATTGTTCCTTCCCAGCAGGCTGAGGCGGCGTTAGAGTGTTTGGGGGACGGGGCCGCTGAGATTGGCGTTGTCACGGAAACCAGCAAACCTCCGGTCACTATGATGAGTGAGATTGGTTCTCTGCGAACGGTAGATTTATTAAGTGGGGAACAGTTGCCGAGGATTTGTTAG
- a CDS encoding ParA family protein — MAIVAIASPKGGVGKTTSTIALGGLLAQSQSCLAVDLDPQGNLTMGFGIDMEKDQIGSYDVMTRQETPEEPIIETEMGLHILPTDSTLARAENEISEDPKRFFVLKEQLKSLQNRYTNILIDCPPNMGLLTLNALAAADAVLVPVQCQYYSLRGLDRLFDEISDIRKTYNLRLRLLGVLPTMAENTLMTRRVLEELKKRHHQVTIFKPVPKSIQFAEASFVGQPIHHFSRNRKLIEPYERVIRAIAPQTQNTPKEYLL, encoded by the coding sequence GTGGCGATCGTTGCAATTGCCAGTCCGAAGGGGGGCGTGGGAAAAACAACCTCCACTATCGCACTGGGGGGATTATTAGCTCAAAGTCAAAGTTGTTTGGCCGTGGACTTAGACCCCCAGGGCAATCTCACCATGGGATTTGGCATCGACATGGAAAAAGACCAAATCGGGAGTTACGACGTGATGACGCGCCAGGAAACCCCCGAAGAACCGATTATTGAGACGGAGATGGGCCTGCATATTTTGCCCACGGATAGCACTCTGGCCAGAGCAGAAAACGAAATTTCCGAGGATCCCAAACGGTTTTTTGTCCTCAAAGAGCAACTCAAATCCCTTCAAAACCGTTATACCAACATTCTCATCGACTGTCCCCCTAATATGGGATTGCTGACACTCAATGCCTTGGCGGCGGCGGATGCGGTGTTAGTCCCCGTGCAATGTCAGTATTATTCCTTGCGGGGCCTCGATCGCCTCTTTGATGAAATCTCCGATATCCGCAAAACCTATAATCTGCGTTTGCGATTGCTGGGAGTCTTACCCACAATGGCAGAAAACACCCTCATGACGCGGCGCGTGTTGGAGGAACTGAAAAAACGCCATCATCAGGTCACTATCTTTAAACCCGTTCCCAAATCCATCCAGTTCGCCGAAGCTAGTTTTGTGGGACAACCCATCCACCACTTCAGCCGCAATCGTAAACTCATTGAACCCTATGAACGGGTGATTCGGGCGATCGCCCCCCAAACCCAAAATACTCCCAAGGAATATCTCCTCTAA
- a CDS encoding Uma2 family endonuclease has product MALQTQICPPLENGDRLSYREFERRYAAMPQHQKAELVEGVVYMASPLRFTTHAKPHADLMGLLWTYKMATPPTEIGIEPTVRLDADNEFQPDGVLLIPGGGSQLSQEGYIQGAPELVVEIAASSAAIDLGDKKRVYRRNGVQEYLVWQIFDEKLDWFYLEEGVYQSLTPDEAGILCSRVFPGLWLNEPQLLQNNLAAVLNTLQLRLQSSEHEAFVRSGIGN; this is encoded by the coding sequence ATGGCACTTCAGACTCAGATTTGTCCACCCTTGGAAAATGGCGATCGTCTCAGCTACCGTGAATTTGAGCGACGTTACGCGGCGATGCCCCAACATCAGAAAGCGGAATTAGTGGAAGGAGTTGTGTATATGGCCTCGCCGCTACGGTTTACCACTCATGCTAAGCCTCACGCCGATTTGATGGGATTGCTCTGGACTTATAAGATGGCAACCCCACCCACGGAAATCGGCATTGAACCCACGGTTCGCCTGGATGCTGACAATGAGTTTCAACCCGATGGTGTGTTGTTGATTCCCGGTGGGGGTTCTCAACTGAGTCAAGAGGGGTATATTCAGGGGGCCCCGGAACTGGTGGTTGAGATTGCGGCGAGTAGTGCGGCGATTGATTTAGGGGACAAAAAACGGGTGTATCGACGTAATGGGGTTCAGGAATATCTGGTTTGGCAAATCTTTGATGAAAAACTAGATTGGTTTTATCTGGAGGAGGGGGTTTATCAGTCTCTGACTCCTGATGAGGCGGGGATTCTCTGTAGTCGTGTTTTTCCGGGATTATGGTTGAATGAGCCGCAACTGTTGCAAAATAATCTGGCGGCTGTGCTTAATACGCTACAACTGAGGCTGCAATCTTCGGAACATGAGGCGTTTGTGCGATCGGGTATTGGAAATTAG
- a CDS encoding tetratricopeptide repeat protein — protein sequence MNVEDLISWDEAELEPESQEEVLRLLLRAIANNEGAGFCFVQASPQQGETVLQRLKSKFRRVSVLDLNRQSQSLYPEAMERWQRERFDVLVVRGLDQAILGYEDTKRALGWETHDLHQYDPRDIPAILSHLNQVRECWRDNLRSAVVFIIPPFVIRYLILRCPDFYDWRLGTFILPKNEEMYQEQLNNWMRISSLNEYMELPKALRLEKIRELRDSLEDDNLTDIQKAKLAQKQGWLFQINNDYSLALSCYNKSIKFNSFDSEIWKDHALNLYFLERWEEAVASLDKSLGYQPDNSLAWFGRGVCLGWMKRRKEALASYDKALEYKPDNYHAWYERGVCLGWMKRRKEALASYDKALEYEPDNYHAWCERGLCLMKLGRRKEALASYDKALEYEPEYYRAWFGRGVCLMKPRRRREALASYDKALEYQPEYSQAWCWRGVCLMKLRRRKEALASYDKALEYQPEYSQAWCWRGVCLMKLRRQKEALASYNKALEYQPEDYRAWFERGKCLRALERSEEAIASFQKALNNKPNIYFACLIRIILLFTRK from the coding sequence ATGAATGTTGAAGACTTGATTAGTTGGGATGAGGCAGAACTTGAGCCTGAAAGTCAGGAGGAGGTTTTGAGGCTTTTGTTACGGGCGATCGCCAATAATGAGGGGGCTGGTTTTTGTTTTGTACAAGCTTCGCCACAGCAAGGGGAAACGGTTTTGCAGCGGCTAAAATCAAAATTTCGGCGTGTCTCAGTGTTAGATCTCAATCGCCAGTCACAGTCGTTGTATCCCGAGGCCATGGAACGTTGGCAACGGGAACGGTTTGATGTGTTAGTGGTTCGTGGTTTAGATCAGGCTATTTTAGGCTATGAGGATACGAAACGCGCTTTAGGTTGGGAAACTCATGATTTACATCAATACGATCCTCGGGATATTCCGGCAATTCTCAGCCATTTAAATCAAGTTCGCGAATGTTGGCGAGACAATTTACGAAGTGCTGTGGTATTTATTATTCCTCCCTTCGTGATTCGGTATTTAATTCTGCGATGTCCAGATTTTTATGATTGGCGATTGGGAACATTCATATTGCCAAAAAATGAGGAGATGTATCAGGAGCAATTAAACAACTGGATGAGAATTTCTAGTTTAAATGAGTATATGGAATTACCGAAAGCTTTACGACTAGAGAAAATTCGAGAACTTCGAGATTCTTTAGAAGATGATAATTTAACTGATATTCAAAAAGCAAAATTAGCACAAAAGCAAGGTTGGTTATTTCAAATCAATAATGACTATTCTCTGGCATTGTCTTGCTACAATAAATCAATAAAATTTAATTCTTTTGACTCAGAAATATGGAAAGATCATGCTCTTAACCTGTATTTTTTGGAGCGCTGGGAGGAAGCTGTTGCTAGTTTAGATAAATCCTTAGGATATCAACCAGATAACTCCCTAGCTTGGTTTGGTCGTGGTGTGTGTCTCGGTTGGATGAAACGTAGAAAAGAAGCACTTGCCAGTTATGATAAAGCCTTAGAGTACAAGCCTGATAACTATCACGCTTGGTACGAGCGTGGTGTGTGTCTCGGTTGGATGAAACGTAGAAAAGAAGCACTTGCCAGTTATGATAAAGCCTTAGAGTACGAGCCTGATAACTATCACGCTTGGTGCGAGCGTGGTCTGTGTCTCATGAAACTGGGACGAAGGAAAGAAGCCCTTGCTAGTTATGATAAAGCCTTAGAGTATGAACCTGAGTATTATAGAGCTTGGTTTGGGCGTGGTGTATGTCTCATGAAACCTAGACGCAGAAGAGAAGCCCTTGCTAGTTATGATAAAGCCTTAGAGTATCAACCTGAGTACTCTCAAGCTTGGTGCTGGCGTGGTGTGTGTCTCATGAAACTTAGACGAAGGAAAGAAGCCCTTGCTAGTTATGATAAAGCCTTAGAGTATCAACCTGAGTACTCTCAAGCTTGGTGCTGGCGTGGTGTGTGTCTCATGAAACTTAGACGACAGAAAGAAGCCCTTGCTAGTTACAATAAAGCTTTAGAGTATCAACCTGAGGACTATAGAGCTTGGTTCGAACGTGGTAAGTGTCTCAGGGCGCTAGAACGTTCAGAGGAAGCGATCGCAAGTTTCCAAAAAGCCCTAAACAACAAACCGAATATCTACTTCGCCTGTCTTATCCGCATAATTCTCCTGTTCACGCGAAAGTAA
- a CDS encoding P-loop NTPase fold protein yields MIGVRESCFMVFPPNSDAAILKDLFNSFKPDSPLEPGDPRYVDFQEVRGDEDILTELGGYILKEEDNTYQLYSGHRGSGKSTELKRLAAYLERQGCVVVYFAAATEDAGDLSFQDTQYQDILLSCTRQLLEKLQDDVDYSPIWHWLEARWETLKELALTDVSLNQINIQVAIPLLSKITAAVRTEPNKRDEIRKLVEANTESLVKALNAFIDNAKQQLKSGNNRIVIIADNLDRIAQIEEPDKMTNLEEIFINRSELMRSLNCHMVYTAPISLLYSRSASNLQDIYGKPQILPMVMVQNRDGEAVDEGIQQLRLAMERRVMEQVDGLSLVPDVFEAEAVVVLLCLSCGGHLRDLMHIIRNAINRTSELPIRMKQVKRAIADFRPAYLDAVLEHEWDLLFQVHQNKTRLNDLDGLYRALLGRRCILEYRFFDEVEEDVVRWYDVHPLIRGSKPFRERWAVFSKGDSEG; encoded by the coding sequence ATGATAGGAGTTCGCGAGTCCTGTTTTATGGTGTTCCCCCCCAATTCCGATGCCGCTATCCTCAAGGATTTGTTTAATTCGTTTAAACCGGATTCACCACTAGAACCGGGAGATCCTCGCTATGTGGATTTTCAGGAGGTACGGGGGGATGAAGATATTTTGACTGAGTTGGGAGGCTATATCCTAAAAGAAGAGGATAATACCTATCAACTCTATTCAGGACATCGTGGTAGTGGTAAGTCCACAGAACTTAAGCGATTAGCAGCCTATTTAGAACGGCAGGGTTGTGTAGTCGTTTATTTTGCGGCGGCGACTGAAGATGCCGGGGACTTGAGTTTTCAAGATACTCAGTACCAGGATATTTTGCTCTCCTGTACCCGACAGTTACTGGAGAAGTTACAGGATGACGTAGATTATTCCCCGATTTGGCATTGGTTAGAGGCGCGATGGGAAACCCTCAAAGAGTTAGCTTTGACGGATGTCTCACTGAATCAGATTAACATACAAGTTGCGATTCCTTTACTTTCAAAAATTACCGCAGCGGTACGGACAGAACCCAATAAACGGGATGAAATTCGTAAGCTTGTTGAAGCCAATACTGAGTCTTTGGTCAAGGCACTCAATGCGTTTATTGATAATGCCAAACAACAGTTAAAATCTGGAAATAATCGCATTGTTATTATTGCTGATAATTTAGACCGAATTGCTCAGATTGAAGAGCCAGACAAGATGACAAACTTAGAAGAAATCTTCATCAATCGCTCTGAATTAATGCGCTCTCTGAATTGTCACATGGTCTATACTGCACCCATTTCACTACTCTATTCTCGCTCAGCCAGCAATTTACAAGATATCTATGGAAAACCGCAAATTTTACCGATGGTGATGGTGCAGAATCGCGATGGGGAAGCCGTGGATGAAGGAATCCAACAATTACGCTTAGCGATGGAACGGCGGGTGATGGAACAGGTTGATGGATTATCGCTGGTTCCTGATGTGTTTGAAGCTGAGGCGGTTGTAGTGTTGCTATGTTTAAGCTGCGGGGGACATTTGCGGGATTTAATGCACATCATCCGCAATGCTATTAACCGCACCTCTGAACTGCCGATCCGGATGAAACAAGTTAAGCGGGCGATCGCCGATTTTCGGCCAGCTTATTTAGATGCGGTGCTGGAACACGAATGGGACCTTTTATTTCAGGTTCATCAGAATAAGACTCGGCTGAATGATTTGGATGGATTATATCGCGCTTTATTGGGACGGCGTTGTATTTTGGAATATCGCTTTTTTGATGAAGTGGAAGAGGATGTCGTCCGCTGGTATGATGTGCATCCCTTGATTCGGGGTTCGAAGCCATTTCGAGAGCGTTGGGCGGTGTTTTCTAAGGGTGATTCTGAGGGTTAA
- a CDS encoding Uma2 family endonuclease, translating to MALQTQLCPPLENGDRLSYREFERRYAAMPQHQKAELVEGVVYMASPLRFTTHAEPHGRLITWLGVYQFATPNAAMGIEPTVRLDADNEFQPDGVLLIPGGGSQLSQEGYIQGAPELVVEIAASSAAIDLGDKKRVYRRNGVQEYLVWQIFDEKLDWFYLEEGVYQSLTPDEAGILRSRVFPGLWLNRPQLLQNNLAAVLNTLQLGLQSSEHEAFGRSQS from the coding sequence ATGGCACTTCAGACTCAACTCTGTCCACCCTTGGAAAATGGCGATCGCCTCAGCTACCGTGAATTTGAGCGACGTTACGCGGCGATGCCCCAACATCAGAAAGCGGAATTAGTGGAAGGAGTTGTGTATATGGCCTCGCCGCTACGGTTTACCACTCATGCCGAACCCCATGGTCGTCTCATTACCTGGTTAGGAGTATATCAGTTCGCTACTCCCAACGCAGCGATGGGCATTGAACCCACGGTTCGCCTCGATGCTGACAATGAGTTTCAACCCGATGGTGTGTTGTTGATTCCCGGTGGGGGTTCTCAACTGAGTCAGGAGGGGTATATTCAGGGGGCCCCGGAACTGGTGGTTGAAATTGCGGCGAGTAGTGCGGCGATCGATTTGGGGGACAAAAAACGGGTGTATCGACGCAATGGGGTTCAGGAATATCTGGTTTGGCAAATCTTTGATGAAAAACTGGATTGGTTTTATCTGGAGGAGGGGGTTTATCAGTCTCTGACTCCTGATGAGGCGGGGATTCTCCGTAGTCGTGTTTTTCCGGGATTATGGCTGAATCGCCCGCAACTGTTGCAAAATAATCTGGCGGCTGTGCTTAATACGCTACAACTGGGGCTGCAATCTTCGGAACATGAGGCGTTTGGGCGATCGCAATCCTGA
- a CDS encoding MAE_28990/MAE_18760 family HEPN-like nuclease yields MSKNKANQLTIEVTKFTTNLGLLDAFIKANVLKMDDLLGGMSESKDEKIYRKKFNYSAIVILLYGYFENFIERIAEEYVKAIAAVAENFEQLPREIQQNHFSKSIELAKKSNLDKYKSLTRDQIIANLFSCQNIQSKEFTVNVKAYSVHNANFRCNTIDAIFADVGVKRINEEIINEDDFFSYLKKSDDTDFQLGKSKDFFLKASRLKLEQTLEEIAQRRNEIAHGAEVDDILSPEILQTKYIDFLKQYAQSLEQVLQASFERILIAYELKNYIQIGRPVKTWQKGYVVGFSDVSIDIKSRIVVGDEVMIETSKKQSKEYKKVKILEIRVFQKTQDFDEVIIKTSKKQSKEYKNVSQLELSAAPLSFTLKLDQKIKKNHVVFVEKSSVRIQVGEVTNGEKRLGSLSG; encoded by the coding sequence ATGTCAAAAAATAAGGCGAACCAACTCACAATTGAGGTTACTAAATTCACAACAAACTTAGGTTTGCTTGATGCGTTTATTAAAGCTAATGTTTTAAAAATGGATGACTTGTTAGGAGGTATGTCGGAGTCTAAGGACGAGAAAATTTATCGTAAAAAATTCAACTACAGTGCCATAGTCATTCTTTTATATGGGTATTTTGAGAATTTTATAGAACGTATTGCTGAGGAGTATGTTAAAGCAATAGCAGCAGTAGCTGAAAACTTTGAACAGCTACCTCGTGAGATCCAACAAAATCATTTTTCTAAGTCCATAGAACTTGCAAAAAAATCAAACTTAGATAAATATAAAAGCTTAACAAGAGATCAAATTATTGCTAATTTATTCTCTTGTCAAAATATTCAATCTAAAGAGTTTACCGTAAATGTGAAAGCGTATTCTGTGCACAATGCAAATTTTAGATGTAATACCATTGATGCAATTTTTGCTGATGTTGGAGTTAAAAGAATTAATGAAGAAATCATTAATGAGGATGATTTTTTTAGCTATTTAAAAAAAAGTGATGATACAGACTTCCAACTGGGTAAGTCGAAAGATTTTTTTCTGAAGGCTTCTAGGTTAAAACTTGAACAAACATTGGAAGAAATAGCTCAGAGGCGAAATGAAATTGCACATGGTGCAGAAGTCGATGATATTTTAAGCCCGGAGATCTTACAAACTAAATATATTGATTTTCTAAAGCAGTATGCACAATCTTTGGAACAAGTATTGCAAGCATCCTTTGAGAGGATTTTAATTGCATATGAACTCAAAAACTATATTCAGATAGGTCGACCGGTCAAGACTTGGCAAAAAGGCTATGTTGTGGGTTTTTCAGATGTTTCTATTGATATCAAATCAAGGATAGTAGTTGGAGATGAGGTAATGATTGAAACCTCAAAAAAACAATCCAAAGAGTATAAAAAGGTCAAAATATTAGAAATAAGGGTTTTTCAAAAAACTCAAGACTTTGATGAGGTAATTATTAAAACCTCAAAAAAACAATCCAAAGAGTATAAAAATGTTTCTCAACTTGAACTATCTGCAGCGCCATTGTCATTTACACTCAAACTAGATCAAAAAATCAAGAAAAATCATGTTGTATTTGTTGAAAAATCATCCGTAAGGATTCAGGTGGGGGAGGTGACAAATGGCGAAAAGCGGCTAGGAAGCCTATCAGGGTAA